One part of the Montipora capricornis isolate CH-2021 unplaced genomic scaffold, ASM3666992v2 scaffold_308, whole genome shotgun sequence genome encodes these proteins:
- the LOC138035194 gene encoding uncharacterized protein: protein MSLKASAVPSIFAWKQTSPRKRPPPTERPHQQQREDRPKSFPEKECFSVSSEPKIFLSKTPEAVNDIPETGTNETITLGAVSTSLDEIPSTEKDLNETLKQLRLLEKKYADLEKAVSELEDKNQALQSNVFSLSRFTSEEAMLFYTGFPNYKVFLASFEYLDPGDNGENVRYWLSCDNEIPAEHYKSPAQLGVKRGRPRSIKPREEFFLTLCRLRQGFAETHLSHLFNVSQATISRIIISWINFMYLRFGVLNIWPSREAINTTMPQDFRKAYPSTHVIIDCTEVKCAMPSQ from the coding sequence ATGTCTCTGAAGGCAAGTGCAGTTCCGTCGATATTTGCTTGGAAACAAACTTCACCACGAAAGCGGCCGCCCCCTACCGAAAGGCCTCATCAACAACAGCGAGAAGACAGGCCGAAATCTTTCCCAGAAAAAGAGTGTTTTTCAGTGTCTTCGGAGCCTAAAATATTTCTCAGCAAAACACCTGAAGCTGTAAACGATATTCCTGAAACAGGTACTAACGAAACCATTACCTTAGGAGCCGTCAGTACCAGCCTTGATGAAATACCTTCCACTGAAAAAGATCTTAATGAGACCCTCAAACAATTAAGgctacttgaaaaaaaatacgCAGATCTCGAAAAGGCAGTTTCAGAGTTAGAAGACAAAAATCAAGCACTTCAGTCAAATGTCTTCTCACTTAGTCGCTTTACCTCAGAAGAGGCAATGTTATTTTATACAGGTTTTCCTAACTACAAAGTATTCCTGGCATCCTTTGAATATTTAGACCCGGGAGATAATGGAGAAAATGTCAGATACTGGTTGTCATGTGATAATGAGATACCCGCAGAACATTACAAGTCTCCAGCGCAATTAGGTGTAAAGAGAGGTAGACCAAGATCAATCAAACCACGAGAAGAATTTTTTCTCACTTTGTGTCGCTTGAGACAGGGATTTGCAGAAACTCACCTCTCCCACCTGTTTAATGTTTCTCAGGCAACCATTAGTAGGATCATTATTAGTTGGATCAATTTTATGTATCTTCGATTTGGAGTGCTTAACATTTGGCCATCAAGAGAAGCCATTAACACAACAATGCCTCAAGACTTCAGGAAGGCATATCCCAGTACACACGTTATTATTGACTGTACAGAAGTGAAGTGTGCAATGCCCAGCCAGTAG